A part of Procambarus clarkii isolate CNS0578487 chromosome 21, FALCON_Pclarkii_2.0, whole genome shotgun sequence genomic DNA contains:
- the LOC138366959 gene encoding uncharacterized protein produces the protein MGSSRPPVQRTLSAGLAFTVPVDHPLVGVALVDVLHVQLSDLVGVQLLQGNRAVVKFRLQAAFQVFLERCEGRVYPLPDSAGSVKVVNLSVTLTSVAVHGAPFEFQDDFLTSCFERFGTVLSVRWNKVVAGHCVGMLDGSRTLTMSLKCSVPSSMSVLGYTLRCLYRGQPRTCYRCGHEGHLAAACDVGAPGRVHVFRAEDFPPLLRSDGSEDGVGAVPEAPDCLSAAPPVEASSTACATRQVTAVAPGVVEPVCVGVEPSPELRVVQDVSVEVHVPPPPVDVLPAPGDAGSAVLEGVLRQGEVPAVSVCVGDCSSALSVPLQKRARRCSEAVSLDDVDSVGDVASVDSSDGAGVACVDVKMVAVPAAGPAGRGVVRPVSKRSRRARSVSPLRGVPWEEVGEYGYLAPPAENDGAVRGSEVATCASPPASPAVGSPQWGVVPDDRDLVVMLRKDVRQRASAPVPGGGVGAAPASPAVSPPSLLQSGDCLVPSAGVVPCEGPELGPYRDARVLPIPWCSSTVWVSRVKEFVYRVPDRMSQPRAPPGGRLPADLRVIWEAYCLRFPIHKFPEKY, from the coding sequence atggggtcatctcgccctccagtgcagaggacattgtcggctggtctagcgtttacggtgccggtggatcatccattggttggtgtcgccctggtggacgtgcttcatgtgcagctgtcggacctggtgggcgtccagctgcttcagggcaaccgtgctgtggtcaagttccgcctccaggctgcctttcaggtgtttctcgagcgttgtgaggggcgtgtttacccactccctgattcagctggctcagttaaggtggtgaatcttagtgtcaccttgacgtctgtggcggtgcatggtgcccccttcgaatttcaggacgactttttaacctcctgttttgagcgatttgggaccgtgttaagtgttcgttggaacaaggtcgttgccgggcactgtgttggtatgcttgacggctcccgcaccctgacgatgtcgctgaagtgtagtgtaccgtcgtcgatgtccgtgttgggttacacgctccgctgcttgtaccggggtcaaccgcgcacctgttatcggtgtggtcacgagggtcacctggctgcggcgtgcgacgtgggagcacctggtcgggtgcatgtttttcgtgcagaggatttcccgcccttgttacgttcggacggttctgaggacggagtaggtgctgtgcctgaggcgcctgattgcctgtctgctgctccgcctgttgaggcgagttctacggcctgtgcgacacgtcaggtgactgctgtggcccctggggttgttgagccggtgtgtgtgggtgtcgagccgtcgcctgagctgcgtgtagtgcaggatgtctcggtggaggtccatgtcccgcccccgcctgtggatgtgttaccggctcccggggacgcgggttctgctgttttagagggggtgcttcggcagggggaggtgcctgccgtgtctgtgtgtgttggtgactgtagttctgctctttccgtccctttgcagaagcgtgcgcgtcggtgttctgaggctgtttccctggatgatgtggacagtgtgggtgatgtggcctctgtggactcttcggacggtgcgggtgtggcctgtgtggatgtaaagatggtggccgtgcctgcggcggggcctgctgggcgtggtgtggtgaggcctgtctcgaagcgttcacggcgggctcggagtgtgtctccccttcgtggtgtgccttgggaggaggtgggggagtatggttatctggcgccccccgccgagaatgatggtgctgtgaggggctccgaagttgctacctgtgcctctcctcctgcgtctcctgctgttggatctccgcagtggggggttgtccctgatgatcgggacctcgtcgtgatgttgcggaaagatgtgcgtcagagggcctcggctcctgtgcccggtggtggggtcggtgccgcgcctgcgtcccctgctgtatcccctccttctttgctccagtctggggattgcctagtcccgtctgctggggtcgtgccctgtgagggtccggagttgggcccttatcgggatgcccgggtgcttccgatcccgtggtgctcgtccactgtctgggtgtcgcgggtgaaggagtttgtgtatagggtgcctgataggatgtctcagccgagggcgccgcctggtggccggctgcccgctgacctgcgggtgatttgggaagcgtactgcttgcgctttccgatacacaagtttccggagaagtattag